A window of the Chloroflexus sp. Y-396-1 genome harbors these coding sequences:
- a CDS encoding long-chain fatty acid--CoA ligase → MEVMNLGDWLGRRAQLSPTSVALFDAQHGMRPITYREWNETANRTAHLLRELGVSRGDRVATLAQNCVDLLDLWFACAKLGAILQPLNWRLTIPELRDLIADGEPKVLAYGPEYAATTLALRTQTPFVAHWLAIDAAPSVNPSDPTIDQRAGLPAQFTPVPLSWDDPWVICYTGGSTGTPKGAILTYRSITANAVNTVMSWGLRPDDVAILNAPLFHTGGLNVFTAPLVQIGGASIVCRTFNVDQVFDLIDHGPATLFFGVPTMFIAMQQHPRWPTVDFSRMRIVISGGAPCPEPVFHAFWERGIDFKTGYGLTEAGPNTFWLPPELVRVKPGAVGYPLMFIDLRVVAADGRECGPDEIGELQIRGPHVCAGYWRKPTETAAAFVDGWLRTGDLACFDADGCYRIVGRLKDVIISGGENIYPAEVESVLAAHPAVAEVALVGMPDPHWGEVGWAAVVVRPDRDFSDQELLSFAGLRLARYKLPKRIVTLPELPKTGAGKIDKQALKRMFQQLQ, encoded by the coding sequence ATGGAAGTGATGAATCTTGGCGATTGGCTCGGTCGACGCGCCCAACTGTCACCGACCAGTGTGGCGTTGTTCGATGCCCAGCACGGTATGCGACCGATTACGTACCGTGAGTGGAATGAGACGGCAAATCGTACCGCTCATCTGCTGCGCGAGTTGGGAGTTTCGCGTGGTGATCGGGTGGCAACGCTGGCCCAAAATTGTGTTGATCTGCTCGATCTCTGGTTTGCATGCGCAAAACTGGGCGCAATTCTGCAACCACTGAACTGGCGGCTTACCATCCCTGAGTTGCGCGATCTGATTGCCGACGGCGAACCAAAAGTACTGGCGTATGGGCCTGAATACGCTGCGACAACGCTGGCCCTACGCACTCAGACACCGTTCGTTGCCCATTGGCTGGCGATTGATGCGGCACCGTCGGTCAATCCGTCCGATCCGACCATCGATCAACGTGCCGGGTTGCCAGCTCAGTTCACGCCAGTTCCCCTCAGTTGGGACGATCCGTGGGTGATTTGTTACACGGGTGGCAGCACCGGTACTCCTAAAGGCGCAATTCTCACCTATCGCAGTATTACTGCGAATGCCGTCAATACCGTTATGAGTTGGGGTCTTCGCCCTGATGATGTTGCGATCCTCAATGCACCCCTCTTTCATACCGGTGGGCTGAATGTCTTTACAGCGCCATTGGTTCAGATTGGCGGCGCCTCGATTGTGTGCCGTACCTTCAATGTCGATCAGGTTTTTGATCTGATCGACCACGGACCGGCAACGCTCTTTTTTGGTGTGCCGACCATGTTTATCGCTATGCAGCAGCATCCGCGCTGGCCGACAGTTGATTTTAGCCGGATGCGGATCGTGATCAGCGGTGGCGCGCCATGCCCTGAACCGGTCTTCCATGCCTTCTGGGAGCGCGGCATTGATTTCAAGACCGGTTATGGTCTGACGGAGGCAGGGCCAAACACCTTTTGGCTGCCGCCTGAACTGGTGCGGGTGAAGCCAGGAGCCGTTGGCTATCCATTGATGTTTATCGATCTGCGCGTCGTTGCCGCCGATGGCCGTGAGTGTGGGCCTGATGAAATCGGTGAGTTGCAAATCCGTGGCCCGCATGTCTGCGCTGGTTACTGGCGTAAGCCGACTGAAACAGCGGCGGCCTTCGTCGATGGCTGGCTGCGGACTGGCGATCTAGCTTGCTTTGATGCTGATGGTTGCTATCGGATTGTCGGGCGGTTGAAAGATGTGATTATCTCCGGCGGTGAAAACATCTATCCGGCAGAGGTGGAGAGTGTTCTGGCCGCCCATCCGGCCGTTGCCGAAGTTGCATTGGTTGGCATGCCCGATCCGCACTGGGGTGAAGTTGGCTGGGCGGCGGTGGTCGTGCGTCCTGATCGGGACTTTTCTGACCAGGAATTGCTGAGTTTCGCAGGTCTGCGCCTGGCCCGGTATAAGCTACCGAAACGGATTGTGACCTTACCCGAATTACCCAAGACCGGTGCCGGTAAGATCGATAAGCAGGCTCTGAAGCGGATGTTTCAACAGTTGCAATAA
- a CDS encoding alpha/beta hydrolase, which produces MSKIPTLPGITSTMVATSRIQMHVLSSGPEAGEPVLFIHGNASSATFWEETMLALPDGFRAIAPDLRGYGETEDLLIDATRGCGDWVDDLLALLDTLGIDRCHAVGHSLGGVVLFNLIATAPQRIKTATLVATGSPYGFGGCKGLNGELCWPDGAGSGGGTVNQTFVERMAAGDTTEEAGPAAPRVVMNTYYWKPPFRPAREEALLAAMLSEKVGPQRYPGDFKPSPNWPGVAPGVWGPINAISPLYVGDAVERFIAAHPKPPILWVRGADDQIVSDMSLFDVGTLGQLGVLPNWPGAEVHPPQPMIGQTRAVLERYAVAGGRFRELVFAECGHTPYIEHPDQFNAAFHDHLRHG; this is translated from the coding sequence ATGAGTAAGATTCCCACCTTGCCCGGTATTACGTCAACGATGGTCGCGACCAGTCGTATCCAAATGCACGTTTTGAGCAGTGGCCCAGAGGCTGGTGAACCGGTGCTCTTCATTCATGGTAATGCTTCGTCGGCCACCTTCTGGGAAGAGACGATGCTCGCATTACCAGATGGTTTTCGGGCGATTGCACCCGATCTGCGGGGCTATGGCGAAACCGAAGACCTACTCATTGACGCGACTCGTGGCTGCGGTGATTGGGTCGATGATTTGCTTGCGTTACTCGACACCCTAGGGATCGACCGTTGTCATGCGGTTGGTCATTCGCTAGGTGGAGTTGTGCTCTTCAATCTGATTGCCACAGCGCCCCAGCGGATCAAAACGGCTACGCTGGTTGCAACCGGTTCTCCCTACGGTTTCGGGGGGTGTAAAGGGTTGAACGGTGAACTCTGCTGGCCCGATGGTGCCGGATCAGGTGGTGGTACGGTCAATCAGACATTTGTTGAACGGATGGCTGCCGGTGATACAACCGAAGAAGCAGGGCCGGCAGCACCGCGGGTGGTGATGAACACGTACTACTGGAAACCGCCGTTCCGTCCGGCCCGCGAAGAGGCGCTGTTGGCCGCGATGTTGAGCGAGAAGGTTGGCCCCCAACGGTACCCTGGCGATTTCAAACCCTCACCAAACTGGCCAGGAGTCGCACCAGGGGTCTGGGGACCGATCAATGCGATCTCGCCACTCTACGTCGGTGATGCGGTTGAACGCTTTATCGCTGCTCATCCCAAGCCGCCAATTCTCTGGGTACGCGGCGCCGATGATCAGATCGTCAGTGATATGTCGTTGTTCGATGTTGGCACACTCGGTCAGCTCGGTGTCTTGCCGAACTGGCCCGGCGCAGAAGTCCATCCGCCACAGCCGATGATCGGTCAGACGCGGGCCGTACTCGAGCGTTATGCCGTAGCCGGAGGCCGATTCCGCGAACTGGTCTTCGCCGAGTGTGGTCATACACCGTATATCGAGCATCCTGATCAGTTCAATGCTGCGTTCCACGATCATCTCCGTCATGGGTAG
- a CDS encoding SBBP repeat-containing protein translates to MRYTVPFVRPSPLLWLVGLFIIIASQVRLFSIPNLVLPTSKEPLFARSDSNFFIENHGYFPNDFAAVVLAKDALLGIGRDGRLHFTVKGAPPLTMSFYSDGFTAQAEVTLIDPLSTKISFLTGNNPNQWQSNVPVWSRVRITGLLPQLTLLLSFEERRFQIEAIPDGTPNLNTVRLHITEGTIIGVTGGELAVKVGEHLVNLPLPVVDKRLGRAVRFLAPTVTDAHEMNAPFILSDAARPVHRTTPPVSVSHLLGASTFLGSPGSGPADDLASAVALDSQGNVYVAGETDSASFPTTMGSAYTSYNGGDRDVFIAKLSSDLTTLIAATFLGGNDSEKSNTIGIDSQGNVYVAGYTESVNFPMTASSIDASHNGSEDAFVAKLSSDLSTLITATFIGGDSNEAVTDLYFDAQSNIYAAGYTRSTNFPITTSTIHNGETDAFIAKLNSDLSTLIAATLLGGSEDDGGITTVVLDSSGYVYLAGDTYSADFPVTSNAVDTGYNGNRDAFIAKLSNDLSNHIAVTFIGGSDWDEATTITLDDQGGIYIAGNSQSSNFPTTLGVVAPVKNSFRDAFIAKLSNDLSALTAATFLGGNGSDFAMALVLDNQNNIYVAGYTSSPDFPISGGTIDPTYNGDVDGFIVRLSSDLRKLSAATFIGGSNQETVTSIALDTQQNLYVVGMTSSADFQTTSGVYDPTYNTASDVFISKLTLPFNLYIPLTVR, encoded by the coding sequence ATGCGGTACACTGTTCCGTTTGTTCGCCCTAGTCCTTTGCTTTGGTTGGTCGGTCTGTTCATTATTATTGCAAGTCAGGTACGTTTATTCTCAATACCCAACCTAGTTTTACCAACATCTAAAGAACCGTTATTTGCTCGTAGCGACAGTAATTTCTTTATTGAGAATCATGGTTATTTTCCTAATGATTTTGCAGCAGTAGTATTAGCAAAGGATGCTCTATTAGGCATTGGTCGAGATGGTCGGCTCCACTTCACAGTAAAAGGTGCACCACCGCTGACAATGAGCTTCTACAGCGATGGGTTTACTGCTCAAGCCGAAGTTACACTCATCGACCCACTTTCAACCAAGATTTCGTTCCTTACAGGCAATAATCCCAACCAATGGCAATCGAATGTTCCAGTGTGGTCGCGTGTTCGGATTACAGGGTTGCTACCCCAACTCACGCTTCTTCTATCTTTTGAAGAGCGACGCTTCCAAATAGAGGCAATTCCTGATGGCACTCCTAACTTGAACACGGTACGTTTGCATATTACAGAAGGTACAATAATTGGAGTTACTGGTGGCGAACTAGCTGTGAAGGTAGGCGAGCATCTTGTGAATTTACCGCTACCGGTGGTAGATAAAAGATTAGGTCGCGCAGTACGATTTCTAGCGCCAACAGTGACAGATGCACACGAGATGAATGCTCCATTCATATTGTCAGACGCAGCGAGGCCTGTACATCGGACAACACCACCAGTCAGTGTGTCACATTTGTTGGGAGCAAGTACATTTTTAGGGAGTCCAGGAAGCGGACCTGCTGATGACCTTGCCAGTGCCGTTGCGTTGGATTCGCAAGGTAATGTTTATGTTGCTGGAGAAACCGATTCTGCTTCTTTCCCAACGACTATGGGATCAGCATACACCAGCTACAATGGTGGTGATCGTGATGTTTTTATTGCTAAGTTAAGTAGTGATCTAACTACACTTATTGCTGCTACTTTTCTTGGTGGAAATGATTCTGAAAAAAGTAATACGATCGGTATAGATTCACAGGGTAATGTCTATGTGGCTGGTTACACCGAATCTGTTAATTTCCCAATGACTGCAAGCTCAATAGATGCGAGCCATAATGGTTCAGAAGATGCGTTTGTTGCGAAGTTGAGCAGTGATTTAAGCACACTAATCACTGCTACTTTCATCGGAGGCGACAGCAATGAAGCGGTCACAGATCTCTACTTTGACGCTCAGAGTAACATTTATGCAGCAGGCTATACCAGATCTACCAATTTTCCAATCACGACAAGTACGATTCATAATGGGGAGACTGATGCCTTTATCGCCAAATTGAACAGCGATCTGAGCACCCTTATCGCTGCTACCCTGCTTGGTGGGAGTGAAGATGACGGAGGAATTACTACTGTTGTCTTGGATAGTAGTGGGTATGTATATCTAGCAGGTGATACCTATTCTGCTGACTTTCCGGTAACTTCAAATGCAGTGGACACAGGGTACAATGGCAATCGAGATGCGTTCATTGCCAAATTAAGCAATGATCTAAGCAATCATATTGCTGTTACTTTCATCGGTGGAAGCGATTGGGATGAGGCTACCACCATTACTTTAGACGATCAAGGTGGTATCTACATTGCGGGCAATTCCCAATCCAGTAATTTCCCAACAACTTTAGGCGTGGTTGCTCCTGTCAAGAATAGCTTTAGAGACGCATTCATTGCCAAGTTAAGTAATGATTTGAGTGCCCTGACTGCTGCAACCTTTCTCGGTGGGAATGGTAGTGATTTTGCTATGGCACTTGTACTTGATAATCAAAACAATATCTATGTGGCAGGTTATACTTCTTCGCCAGACTTTCCAATTTCAGGAGGGACAATCGATCCAACCTACAACGGCGATGTTGATGGGTTCATTGTCAGGTTAAGTAGCGATCTGAGAAAACTGTCCGCTGCTACTTTCATCGGTGGGAGTAATCAGGAAACTGTTACGAGTATTGCATTGGATACTCAACAGAACTTATATGTAGTAGGAATGACGTCATCGGCAGATTTCCAGACGACTTCAGGGGTATATGACCCGACGTATAACACGGCGTCTGATGTATTTATTAGCAAGCTCACACTTCCTTTTAATCTGTACATCCCGCTAACAGTACGCTGA
- a CDS encoding enoyl-CoA hydratase/isomerase family protein — translation MNDAVTMVAHSPIMTLTLNQPEQQNRLNPDLLTILLRRLTEVRQHHGLRAVVLQANGESFSEGTDLAELVAQIDRVAYADHVLRLLHQVMLACIELPVPLIAAVQGPVSGSAIGLVLVADVVLVTPKTCFTSRATTFGLCPAGGWTVLLPRLIGYRRTTEILLLERPITAEEAVTWGLANRLVASGHLTEEAQALAHQIATQMPGSVAWTRRLLWAERDQIIAELHRERELFCTHIRSIEADIGLKAFLDRQRAIVTTERES, via the coding sequence ATGAATGACGCTGTTACCATGGTTGCCCATAGCCCGATTATGACACTCACGCTCAACCAACCCGAACAGCAGAACCGGCTCAATCCGGATTTGTTGACAATCCTGTTACGCCGACTCACCGAAGTACGCCAGCATCACGGTTTACGAGCTGTTGTGTTACAGGCGAACGGTGAGTCCTTTTCAGAAGGCACCGATCTGGCTGAACTGGTTGCTCAGATCGATCGCGTTGCCTATGCCGACCACGTGCTTAGGCTGTTGCATCAGGTTATGCTTGCGTGCATCGAGCTGCCGGTTCCGCTGATTGCCGCTGTACAAGGGCCGGTTAGTGGAAGTGCTATCGGGTTAGTGCTAGTAGCCGATGTCGTTCTGGTAACGCCAAAAACCTGTTTTACTTCTCGTGCAACGACCTTTGGTCTGTGCCCGGCAGGCGGTTGGACAGTCCTTTTACCCCGCCTGATCGGCTATCGCCGCACAACCGAAATTCTCCTGCTCGAACGTCCGATCACGGCTGAAGAAGCAGTCACGTGGGGATTAGCCAATCGGCTTGTGGCCAGTGGTCATCTTACAGAAGAGGCACAGGCCCTGGCCCACCAGATCGCTACACAGATGCCGGGAAGTGTGGCATGGACGCGCCGCTTGCTTTGGGCCGAGCGCGATCAGATCATCGCCGAGCTACATCGTGAACGGGAACTTTTTTGTACGCACATTCGGTCGATTGAGGCCGACATTGGCTTAAAGGCCTTCCTGGATCGCCAACGGGCGATCGTAACTACGGAGAGAGAATCATGA
- a CDS encoding substrate-binding domain-containing protein — protein MQTVRLVRQLTITLLIVFVLALSACGGGSTAQPTTAPAPTAAPTAAPEPTAVPTTAPEPTAAPTTAVSTGEPIVVGLLTDNSGLLAIYGPMLERGFTLGLEYATNGTNQVAGRPIKVVVKDTASNPETGVSLAREAIESDGADVLVGSPSSPVALAVSAVAAENKIVYIAAPAATPALTGENFNIYTFRAGRTSVQDALTMSAALLQTGKKFVQIAQDNAFGRGSAGAFYLTVKALGGEFVLNDTPEGVGTVFAPPDTTDFTPYINQLLDSGAEVLIVTWSGTGFVPMFQQMQQLGVFDVMTVATGFGDNQTMVNGYADAIGSVGVSVYHYSLFDNPVNNWLVERHKAVYGVPPDLFTESGFNAAIMLVKALEKTNGDPTANGLIAALEGMTFDGPKGKYTVRPEDHVLLQPMTLVRLLNTTDPDFKFFELVTLFTPEQTAPPCAVPAALGRCK, from the coding sequence ATGCAAACTGTCCGTCTCGTCCGTCAACTGACTATCACCCTGCTGATAGTCTTCGTCCTCGCCTTGAGTGCGTGTGGCGGTGGATCAACCGCGCAGCCAACGACAGCGCCTGCGCCAACTGCTGCACCAACCGCCGCACCCGAACCAACTGCCGTACCAACCACAGCACCTGAGCCAACCGCAGCCCCGACCACGGCGGTATCGACCGGTGAACCGATTGTGGTCGGTCTGCTGACCGACAACTCCGGGCTGCTGGCAATTTACGGCCCAATGCTCGAACGCGGCTTTACGCTTGGGCTGGAGTATGCGACCAACGGCACCAATCAGGTTGCCGGACGCCCAATCAAGGTCGTGGTAAAAGATACTGCCAGCAACCCGGAAACCGGCGTTTCGCTGGCACGTGAGGCGATTGAGAGTGATGGAGCCGATGTGCTGGTTGGTTCACCCAGCTCGCCGGTGGCCCTGGCCGTCTCGGCAGTTGCTGCGGAAAACAAGATTGTTTACATTGCCGCGCCGGCAGCAACACCAGCACTTACCGGCGAAAACTTCAACATCTATACCTTCCGCGCCGGCCGCACAAGTGTGCAAGACGCATTGACGATGAGTGCTGCGCTCTTGCAAACCGGTAAAAAATTCGTGCAGATTGCGCAGGATAACGCCTTTGGGCGCGGTTCAGCCGGTGCATTCTATCTGACGGTGAAGGCGCTGGGTGGCGAATTTGTGCTCAACGATACGCCTGAAGGTGTCGGTACCGTCTTTGCCCCACCAGATACCACCGACTTTACGCCATACATCAATCAGTTGCTCGACTCAGGGGCGGAAGTGTTGATCGTCACCTGGTCGGGTACCGGCTTCGTGCCAATGTTCCAACAAATGCAACAACTGGGCGTCTTCGATGTCATGACCGTAGCAACCGGTTTTGGCGATAACCAGACGATGGTGAACGGCTACGCCGATGCGATCGGTTCTGTGGGAGTGAGTGTTTATCACTATAGCCTGTTTGATAATCCGGTGAATAACTGGCTGGTTGAGCGTCACAAGGCCGTATACGGCGTGCCACCTGATCTGTTCACCGAGAGCGGTTTCAATGCGGCGATAATGCTGGTGAAGGCGCTTGAGAAGACCAACGGCGATCCGACTGCCAACGGATTGATCGCCGCTCTGGAAGGGATGACGTTCGATGGTCCGAAGGGAAAGTACACGGTACGGCCAGAAGACCACGTCCTATTGCAGCCGATGACGCTGGTACGTCTGCTCAACACGACCGATCCCGATTTCAAGTTCTTTGAGCTGGTCACGCTCTTTACCCCAGAACAGACCGCACCACCTTGCGCAGTACCGGCAGCATTAGGACGCTGCAAGTAA
- a CDS encoding dehydratase, with amino-acid sequence MTSLAVGMQASVQRVIDQQLVAEYAALCGDQPQHTVPEPLIGALFSQVLGVELPGAGSVYLRQLFTFIDVAQIGETLTATVTITHIRPDKPLVTLRTTCTGSDNRLIVDGEALVMVPQS; translated from the coding sequence ATGACGTCACTGGCGGTAGGAATGCAGGCGAGTGTGCAGCGGGTTATTGATCAGCAACTGGTAGCCGAATATGCAGCCCTCTGTGGCGATCAGCCTCAGCATACCGTTCCCGAACCACTTATTGGCGCACTCTTTTCGCAAGTGTTGGGAGTTGAACTTCCCGGCGCCGGATCAGTCTATCTCCGACAGTTGTTCACTTTTATTGATGTTGCGCAGATTGGTGAGACCTTGACCGCTACGGTCACCATCACCCACATTCGACCCGATAAACCACTGGTCACGCTACGTACTACCTGTACCGGTAGCGACAATCGCCTCATCGTTGATGGCGAGGCGCTGGTGATGGTACCACAATCGTGA
- a CDS encoding MaoC family dehydratase, producing the protein MDMLPVGTRYQRTHTITQEEINRFAVISGDTNPIHIDPVVAATSRFGRTIAHGMLLYGYIRAALRTLAPQAVQRTQTLSFTHPVFADDRVTIEVEVIERQATTIRCAVSVTRQDGKVACGGETELEIRA; encoded by the coding sequence ATGGATATGCTCCCGGTAGGTACACGCTATCAGCGCACACACACGATCACACAGGAGGAAATCAATCGCTTTGCAGTGATCAGTGGTGATACGAACCCGATCCATATCGATCCGGTCGTGGCAGCTACCAGCCGCTTCGGTCGCACGATCGCCCACGGTATGCTGCTCTACGGCTATATACGGGCAGCACTGCGGACGCTCGCTCCACAGGCAGTGCAGCGGACGCAAACGCTAAGCTTTACGCATCCGGTCTTTGCTGACGATCGGGTAACGATTGAGGTAGAAGTGATAGAACGACAGGCAACTACGATCCGCTGTGCGGTGAGTGTTACCCGTCAAGATGGAAAAGTGGCCTGTGGCGGGGAGACAGAACTAGAGATAAGGGCATGA
- a CDS encoding alpha/beta fold hydrolase — MPTIQAGDLNVHYLDVGDGEPIIFVHGNWASSGWWLRVLERLPAGYRGLAPDLRGRGATQGPDSDYRMSSMAADLWRFADALGIERCHLVGHSLGAAIVLQAALDQPSRVITLAVLAPPWVDGMPDEVYQPDRQQLLKDNPDFFAQAIKAMAPTAPEDDLWRELVMIGHSQRLSAANGAIDALREWKPGDRLRTIGVPALVMGGELDPLVTTETVRRAAEALGVEAQIIPGVGHSANLEAPDRFLALLLPHLAQARSS, encoded by the coding sequence ATGCCAACAATACAGGCCGGAGACCTTAACGTACACTATCTCGACGTCGGTGATGGCGAGCCGATTATCTTCGTCCATGGAAACTGGGCCAGTAGTGGCTGGTGGCTGCGTGTGCTCGAACGGCTGCCTGCCGGCTACCGGGGCCTGGCCCCTGACCTACGTGGTCGTGGTGCGACGCAAGGACCAGATAGCGACTATCGGATGTCATCAATGGCTGCCGATCTATGGCGATTTGCCGATGCACTTGGGATCGAGCGCTGCCATCTGGTCGGTCACTCGCTGGGTGCAGCTATTGTCTTGCAGGCGGCTCTCGATCAACCCAGCCGGGTCATCACACTTGCCGTGCTCGCACCGCCGTGGGTTGATGGTATGCCAGATGAGGTCTATCAACCTGACCGACAGCAATTGTTGAAAGATAACCCCGACTTTTTCGCGCAGGCGATTAAAGCAATGGCACCCACCGCGCCCGAAGACGACCTGTGGCGTGAATTGGTCATGATCGGCCACAGTCAGCGGCTCAGCGCCGCCAACGGCGCTATCGATGCCCTGCGCGAGTGGAAACCGGGTGATCGGTTACGCACAATCGGGGTACCAGCGTTGGTAATGGGTGGCGAACTTGATCCACTGGTCACCACTGAAACGGTACGTCGGGCGGCTGAAGCGCTTGGAGTTGAAGCGCAGATTATTCCAGGCGTTGGTCATTCGGCTAATCTGGAAGCGCCTGATCGCTTTCTCGCCTTGCTCTTGCCGCATCTGGCGCAGGCTCGTTCTTCCTGA